The Thiorhodovibrio litoralis genome includes a window with the following:
- a CDS encoding nucleotidyltransferase domain-containing protein, producing MLSDDVKDRIQNWALAEPLVKKAYVFGSRARDDYKDDSDLDIAVEIQPLLGDENLLATWIFEAEELKARLAAVVPEYKVDLQWFDGENTETIKEGIEKSSYVIYETK from the coding sequence ATGCTGAGCGACGATGTAAAAGACCGGATACAGAATTGGGCACTCGCTGAACCTCTAGTTAAAAAGGCGTATGTTTTTGGTAGTAGAGCGAGAGACGATTATAAAGACGATAGTGACTTGGATATTGCAGTAGAGATCCAACCACTACTAGGAGACGAAAACCTCTTAGCAACTTGGATATTTGAAGCCGAAGAGTTAAAAGCAAGACTAGCTGCGGTTGTACCGGAGTATAAGGTTGATCTTCAATGGTTTGATGGGGAAAACACAGAAACGATTAAGGAAGGAATAGAAAAATCTAGCTATGTCATCTACGAAAC